A stretch of DNA from Drosophila virilis strain 15010-1051.87 chromosome 5, Dvir_AGI_RSII-ME, whole genome shotgun sequence:
AATGCAACCAGTTACTCATGAATCCCCCACAACAGCGCCCGCTTATGTGCTGGAGAGCTTTGAGCTGTTGCAACAGCTGCCACTAAATGCCACTAGGCAGTTGGAGATGATGCCCGGGCAGAGCTCAAATACGGATGTGCTGGCCATTTGGCATGGCAACAACAAGGAAGCGCTGAAAATGGAAGTCTATGCCTGGCAAGACCAAGAGcggcaattcaagcacaatgcaaGTAAGTGAGCTATAATGCGTCTTTATTTATcatataatttaatgaaatggTTTACGAACTTATTTACTAAAGTCTATGAATGAATTTGGTGAATGGAAGGGGTAGATGGCTGGGAATATTTACGTTTAAGCAAAGCGCCTCGTAATCCTGGCAATACAGCTTATAAAATcactttaatttatatatttatattaatatataaatataaaataagatCTGGGCACTTTGCATAAACGTagcaatttataattaaaatgcgtAGCTTACACGAGTTCTTAGAAAAACATATGCTTCTTACACTTAACTATTGTTGCTTAGGTCATATTGTTGCCAATAGCTGATGCTTGTGCGCCAATTAAAGAGTAAAAGTTAGAAATTCGAAAGCTGCTTGTTCAGTTTACACGTCTCAAATAGCTGGCGAAGTATGCCTAAAATTAATAGAATAAgtcattaaataaatgttgaaaCTAACCCTAGTTGaagaggagcatagttaaatattttaaaatctgctaaaaaattatacatatatatttcttgaatatattgtatttttccGTTTGTCCGCCGAATGTAAACAGGCTCGTGTAAACGCAAATAATATCGTTAATTAAACGGCTCTCTACTAGACTATCTCTAAAAAGGGGTTTCTTCTGTTTCTTTCCGTCAATCTTTATCAAGTTGTTACTGCTCCAGCTCATCGCTTTGCACGTCCACAATGGCACGTAGTATGCCCAGCTCCAGTTTGGCAGCGGCGCGTTGTGAGATTCGATTCATCACATTGGCCACATAGAGACCGAGTGCCTCATGGCGCGTTGAATTGCATAGATTCTTGAAGAAGGTCGGCGGCAGCGAGTTATCAAAGTTAcccaaattaataatttccgCTGTGTTATGGGAGCCGGCATTCACTTTGCTCGAGTCAAATATGATTTCGTTCTTAAAGTCCAGCTCCTCGAGGTGCGGAGAATACCCATTGGTGCTGGCCACCGATGTGGAGGCCATTGTAGCCCCCGTCGAAGAGTTGgcaccgccgccaccgccgagATTGCCGTTCAGCTGCTGCGAAGCGGCAGGTATGGTTATGATGTTAATGCCCGGCGGCGGTGATTGATTGCTCTCACGCTCTTTCTTCACCTGCAGTAACTGAGCGGTGGTCGTGTGCACCACATTGGCTGGGGCAGAAGTTGGAGTTGAAGGttcagtagcagcagcagcagctgctgcctggcTACCCTTGGGGCTAGTCTGTGTTTTCTGGAGTTTCTTTTGTGATGCCGAACTGGCGCACTCATCCGACAACTTGCGCTTCATCGAATCGGGAAGTTGGATGGTGGTGCGTACGGAGGCCGTGGAGGCCTTATTGCTGTTCGATTGGTGTTGTTgcgccgttgccgctgccgtgGATTTATGTCCAGCTGCGACGCTGCTCGGCGTCTTTTTCAAGGTAATGCCCTTCTTTTGAAGTGCCGCTGCCGCCACAGACACAGCATTGGCCTGTGAGTTGGTCTGTGAGCGTTGCGGATTGTTGTTGGCCATGGTATTGAGCAGCTTCTTCTCCTCGAATGCTGGACGTGGCGTGTCCACAATGGGCTTAGCGTATGGTTTATCCTCTTTTTCGGGTGTGCCGCCACCAGTGCTATTCGATTTTGTGGGACTGTCGCCATCCGAGCTGGCTGAACCAGTGGAATTGGTTGGCTGGCCATATTGTTGCCGAGTCGTAGTGGCAGAGCTATCATCGTCATCTTCTTCCTGCTCCTGCACCTCCAGCATTTCATACTCCTCCACTTCCTCCATGGGCAATTGCTCACTTTGCAGGCAGGGCAAAAGAAattgttaatatataaatatttaagcaattACTTTGTGTACTCACTCTTCGGTTTTGACTACCGTCTTGGGCTCCTGGTGGATTTTTTGCATGAGCCCAAACAATTTCCAGCCAGAGTTACCTTTCAGTTTCTCCTgctcatattttttttgcagcaCTATGAAAATGGAGCGCGACTCGTGCACAGTCAGCTTGTTGAGGCGGCCAATGCGCGCCCAGGCGTCATCCTGCTCCTGTTTGGTGGCACTGGCGTTGTTTGGATGCAGGGCCTTTTCCTTGGAAATGTCCGCCAGAATCTTGTCCAGCTGTATAGCCATTTTAGTCAGCGACTTTCGGCCTGCGTTTTGAgcgtttttaataattttgacGGCGTTTTTATGACCActttttcacttaatttttGGCCCTGCCGCTCTTTTCTAGCGTTTGCGCTGTTTCTGCTTCGTTTTGCAACTTCGCTTTTTCACGTATGCGGCGTCTGCTGCGACGCTGATTTGGCGGAAAAATAATTCGATGTTCTATACACGGTCAGACAAGATGGCTCACCACGGTATGCTCAAAGCGAATAGCATTGTTTTAATCATACGTATATAAACatgatattttattatttatttatttaactttacTTAAAACGTATTTGACTCATTCAAACtactttaatatttattttattagttgtTTTGGGCGACGATAAGCTAGGCACAGTAAACAGAAAACATGTCATGCAGACTGAACGTGTTTGCTTATCACAACATAttcaaaagcaaatgcaaaaactttGCATCGTTTTACAGCACTACTGAACTAATAAAAACAGTTCAAAAggaaatgaataaaatttgcttctaattacatttattgtttatatttacgCAAATATAAACCAAATCTTACAATCCTACCACATTTACAACTGTCTCAGACGGCAAACATTTAACTGTCTTCACAAGCACAGCTTGCGCCGGGCTGCTAACAACAAATGGAAACTCCGGCATGCCGTAACAGGCAGCTGCATAATTTCCCAGACGATTCACAGCGATGACAGCGCCAGAAAAATCCTTATGATAGTTTATAATACGTCTTATAGCCACATCGACGGCCGCCTCCGGTGTCTTGCCCGCCCGCATGGCCTCCACGGCCAGCAGCGAGGGCAGAAAACGCATCATAATGTCCCCATCGCCGGTGGCTACGGCGGCGCCAACTTCGTTATCCGCATAACTGCCGGCACCGGCAATGGGTGAGTCGCCAACGCGGCCGGGTATCTTGTTTCGAGCTCCATTTGTAGAGGTACCCGTGTGTATATGGTGGTCCACATCAATGGCAATCATGCCGATGGTATCGTGATGCTGTTGCCCCATCTTGTACTCGGTGCGAGCGCGATCCTCCTTCCAGCGCGTTAGAGGTGTTGCCTTGGGAACGTAGGGACCACAAGAAAGCTTAGGATCGGGATTAACGTTATGCCAGAAATTTGGTTGGCAATTCTCAGCCTTCCACTCCTGCCACATAGCTCTCGACTCGGGCGTCACCAGTGAGTCAGTGCGGAATCCCATAGCCACAGCGAAATTTGTGGCACCTTGTCCCACGAGCATAGTGTGCGATGTGCGCTCCAGCACAAACCTGGCCACACGTATGGCGTCCTTAATGCCTATCAAACCAGCCACGGCGCCCACATCCATGTTAGAACCATCCATGACCATAGCGTCCAAGGTAGTATCGCCCAGCTCATCCGGCGAACCACCGTAGCCGACGGTGCCATCGCATTGCATCTGCTCGCACTTGGTGCAGCCCTCCACGACGGCGTTTCGTGTCTGCCTCAGACCGCCCTCCGACTGCTTGAGTATGCGCCAGGCCAGCGCATTTGCGTCTCTGAAGTTCCATGTATTGATCACCATTGGTAACAGGGAACCCGATCCGCTCGATTGTGTCGTGACGGCAGACCTCATTTGTTTGGTCGTGGCAACTGTGGTGAAAGACGGCTTTGTGCTAAAGCCTCGAGCGGAAGTCGTCTTGGGGCTGGTGCTGGTCGTGGTTGTGGTTGAGCTTGGCTTCTTGTAGCTCCAACCGGAGGGCAAGACGGCCATGCACACCGCGGCACAGCAAATCAGCCAAAAGCATATTTTTAGCATTCTCAATGTGTATTCACTTGTTGtcaactttattttatttgtccGATGGTTCTTCACTGAATGCACCTGCAGTCGATGTGCCTGTGCTTTTAAACGTAGCGTAGGAGCCGCCCAATGCAAAGCATAACctcacttttgttttgttttggcttaTCTTGGTTGTGCTTATGCCCTGTCGCTATGCATTACGCAGGGTATATACGACTTGCAGTAAACTTGCTGTGcttcaatataaatatgtattttgacaaaaacaaatttataacaaGTTAAGTTACtgattttttcaataaatataagaaataacCAAAAGCTAGCATATCTAGCAcgccatatatacatatacagcaCAGTTTATAGGGTATAGTTGAGTTGCACATACAGCTGGcttattgtttcttttcttttcaggCCTAACAAAAAGATTGCAACCCCATGAGAAATTTGCTGAGCAGTCGAACACAGTTTTTGCACAGATTAGCAACGGCGCCACGTTCCGTAGCCCCTTACGTTTAATGTTTTTAGACTGTCTGGCGCTACAAAAAGAACTGGAAGAACTCGTCATCTACTGCCTGGCCAATAGTAGCATCAATAGCACAATCTGGCGCCAGGCCGCGATACCAACTGGACGCGTAAAACAGCTGCTGCCCGTTGCTGATAATATTGGCTCTGCTCTGGCCCTGCTCGTCGACAACTCTGTCGAGTTCTGGCGGTGGACAGTGGACGGCAGCTCCAAGTTGCAGCAGCGTCTGCCGCTAATGCAGGCTGAGCGAATGGCGCTGGCGCGTTATGAGAACCGTTATTACTTGGCCGTCTTGAGTGCAGCCCCAGCAGCCGCCCTCCACATATACAGGCAAGTGCTGACAGTTTAGCTATTTTCTAGCTTGATTTGTGCTATTTAGCTATTGTGCTCAGATTACTAATCCAGCTGTTTTAAACATAACTAAACTAATAATTATCTTCCATACTGTACAGTGCCGACAATAGCAACGCCTTGGATTATCACCTGgagcaaatatttgaattggACGAGTCGCCGCAGCAGCGTCGGCTGCTTTTTGTACATCTACACAAATCCAAAGATCTGCTGCTTTGCTTGTCCAATGCCGCTGCCACGCAAGCCCTGCGCATTTATCAGCACCTGGGCGTGGCAGGCTTTCAGCCGATCCTCAGTGAAAGCACGCTGCCTGCCGCTCAGTTCTTGCAAACGCTGGAGCTGCCAGTCTCGCAAAATACGGTCTTGGCACTAGTCAATGGTGAAGGCGTCTTTTTGGTGGAACCTCAGTTCACAAAGCTTTAAGtcaacaaattgtatattacggtttattaattatttttgatataaatgtacttcaaataattttgtactaATTAAAATCATTGCCTGCTCCAGCTATGGGTGAGCTGAATGTACTTGGTGTTCTACGTCTACGGCTACCATTCCTATGGTATCGTGATTATCCGGCCC
This window harbors:
- the LOC6625107 gene encoding putative N(4)-(beta-N-acetylglucosaminyl)-L-asparaginase GD10667; its protein translation is MLKICFWLICCAAVCMAVLPSGWSYKKPSSTTTTTSTSPKTTSARGFSTKPSFTTVATTKQMRSAVTTQSSGSGSLLPMVINTWNFRDANALAWRILKQSEGGLRQTRNAVVEGCTKCEQMQCDGTVGYGGSPDELGDTTLDAMVMDGSNMDVGAVAGLIGIKDAIRVARFVLERTSHTMLVGQGATNFAVAMGFRTDSLVTPESRAMWQEWKAENCQPNFWHNVNPDPKLSCGPYVPKATPLTRWKEDRARTEYKMGQQHHDTIGMIAIDVDHHIHTGTSTNGARNKIPGRVGDSPIAGAGSYADNEVGAAVATGDGDIMMRFLPSLLAVEAMRAGKTPEAAVDVAIRRIINYHKDFSGAVIAVNRLGNYAAACYGMPEFPFVVSSPAQAVLVKTVKCLPSETVVNVVGL
- the Map60 gene encoding uncharacterized protein Map60, which translates into the protein MAIQLDKILADISKEKALHPNNASATKQEQDDAWARIGRLNKLTVHESRSIFIVLQKKYEQEKLKGNSGWKLFGLMQKIHQEPKTVVKTEDEQLPMEEVEEYEMLEVQEQEEDDDDSSATTTRQQYGQPTNSTGSASSDGDSPTKSNSTGGGTPEKEDKPYAKPIVDTPRPAFEEKKLLNTMANNNPQRSQTNSQANAVSVAAAALQKKGITLKKTPSSVAAGHKSTAAATAQQHQSNSNKASTASVRTTIQLPDSMKRKLSDECASSASQKKLQKTQTSPKGSQAAAAAAATEPSTPTSAPANVVHTTTAQLLQVKKERESNQSPPPGINIITIPAASQQLNGNLGGGGGANSSTGATMASTSVASTNGYSPHLEELDFKNEIIFDSSKVNAGSHNTAEIINLGNFDNSLPPTFFKNLCNSTRHEALGLYVANVMNRISQRAAAKLELGILRAIVDVQSDELEQ